In Flavobacterium gelatinilyticum, a genomic segment contains:
- a CDS encoding deoxycytidylate deaminase: MEVKKLNKYDKAYLRIAKEWSLLSYCKRKQVGAIIVKDRMIISDGYNGTPSGFENCCEDEDGLTRWDVLHAEANAILKVARSTQSCEGATLYITLSPCKECSKLIHQSGIKRVVYQQGYRDDSGIQFLLKAGVEVEHIPVLEE, from the coding sequence ATGGAAGTAAAGAAATTAAACAAATACGATAAAGCGTATCTGCGGATTGCCAAAGAATGGAGTCTTCTATCGTATTGCAAACGCAAACAGGTAGGTGCCATTATTGTAAAAGACAGAATGATCATTTCTGACGGGTATAACGGAACGCCGTCGGGATTTGAAAATTGCTGTGAAGACGAAGACGGGTTAACGCGCTGGGATGTACTGCATGCCGAGGCAAACGCAATATTAAAAGTGGCAAGATCGACACAATCCTGCGAAGGAGCAACTTTATATATTACACTTTCGCCCTGCAAAGAATGCAGCAAGTTAATTCATCAATCAGGTATCAAACGCGTGGTATACCAACAGGGTTATCGCGATGATTCCGGAATACAATTTTTATTAAAAGCGGGTGTCGAAGTAGAACATATTCCTGTTTTAGAAGAGTAA
- a CDS encoding S41 family peptidase yields the protein MKFNSKYLPIVIGATFALGTVAGSFMNSPGNDQLLAKNYSKTKLNKLIDFINTEYVDSINTDSIVNLTVDNILSKLDPHSVYIPPSEQAEVAESMKGDFVGIGINFYMYKDSVAIIKPVENGPSAKAGLKSGDRILFAGKTKLYGRKLPSDSLFSKLKGIKGSEIELTVFRKSEQKKLKFKIKRDVIPIKSVDASLLIDNTTGYIKINRFAETTFNEFKTGLTKLKQKGIQSLVIDLRDNGGGYMEEAIAIADEFLKDKQLIVFTKSKNGTTEKTFATKAGSFETGKIYVLINENSASASEILAGAIQDNDRGTIVGRRSFGKGLVQREMDFNDGSAVRLTVARYYTPTGRSIQKPYKKGNEEYFKESESRIASGELYARDSIKVADSLKFKTPKGKIVYGGGGIVPDVFVPMEAEHGNENVAYLLQTGVVGHFVFEELDKNRNAFVGLHFNEFLAKIKTSDVYFKKFKNYIALTGLDLKLDKTKGLVNRYITAEFARQLFGETYYYDVILKEDAMIKVITSPKK from the coding sequence ATGAAATTCAATTCAAAATATCTGCCAATCGTTATAGGAGCTACTTTTGCTCTGGGAACTGTAGCCGGAAGTTTTATGAACTCTCCGGGTAATGACCAGCTTTTGGCTAAAAATTATTCCAAAACCAAACTCAATAAACTAATTGATTTTATCAACACAGAATATGTTGACAGCATCAATACAGATTCTATTGTGAATTTAACGGTCGATAATATTCTTTCGAAACTTGATCCGCATTCGGTTTATATTCCGCCAAGCGAACAGGCAGAAGTTGCCGAAAGCATGAAAGGAGATTTCGTTGGAATCGGGATTAATTTTTATATGTATAAAGATTCGGTTGCGATTATTAAACCGGTAGAAAACGGCCCTTCGGCAAAAGCCGGACTAAAATCAGGAGACCGAATTTTGTTTGCCGGAAAAACGAAGCTTTACGGCAGAAAACTGCCTTCGGATAGTTTGTTTTCTAAATTAAAAGGAATCAAAGGATCAGAAATTGAGCTGACCGTTTTCAGGAAATCGGAACAAAAGAAATTAAAATTCAAAATAAAAAGAGATGTTATCCCGATAAAAAGTGTTGATGCCTCTTTATTAATCGATAATACTACAGGTTATATCAAAATCAACCGTTTTGCCGAAACGACTTTTAATGAATTTAAAACCGGCTTAACGAAATTAAAACAAAAAGGAATCCAGTCGCTGGTAATCGACCTTCGTGATAACGGCGGCGGTTATATGGAAGAAGCCATAGCGATTGCCGACGAATTCTTAAAAGACAAACAGCTGATTGTTTTTACCAAAAGCAAAAACGGAACAACAGAAAAAACATTTGCCACAAAAGCCGGAAGTTTTGAAACCGGAAAAATATATGTCCTCATTAATGAAAACAGCGCTTCTGCAAGTGAAATTCTGGCCGGAGCAATTCAGGATAATGACCGGGGTACAATTGTGGGACGTCGTTCTTTTGGAAAAGGTCTGGTGCAGCGGGAAATGGATTTTAACGATGGATCGGCCGTTCGCTTAACCGTTGCAAGGTACTACACGCCAACCGGACGTTCGATTCAGAAACCATATAAAAAAGGAAACGAGGAATATTTTAAAGAATCAGAATCAAGAATTGCAAGCGGCGAATTATACGCAAGAGACAGTATAAAAGTTGCCGATTCGCTGAAGTTTAAAACGCCAAAAGGTAAAATTGTTTACGGCGGAGGAGGTATTGTTCCGGATGTTTTTGTTCCGATGGAAGCAGAACACGGGAATGAAAATGTTGCCTATTTGCTGCAAACCGGAGTTGTAGGTCATTTCGTTTTTGAAGAATTAGATAAAAACCGAAATGCTTTTGTCGGACTTCATTTTAATGAGTTTCTGGCTAAAATCAAAACATCAGATGTATACTTTAAAAAGTTTAAAAACTACATTGCCTTAACCGGTTTAGATCTTAAATTAGATAAAACAAAAGGATTGGTAAACCGATATATTACGGCAGAATTTGCCCGACAATTATTTGGAGAAACCTATTATTATGATGTCATTTTAAAAGAAGACGCCATGATTAAAGTCATTACCAGTCCAAAGAAATAA
- a CDS encoding nuclear transport factor 2 family protein, with the protein MEKSEVVNAEIELLTAIKKADTAVLDQLLHDDLLFNMPDGQTITKEFDMQSYRSGKMKIETLEATDQIINVIGDNAVVAVTISLKGIYDQNPIKGVFKYVRVWKQFDGNLKVIAGSCIPLA; encoded by the coding sequence ATGGAAAAATCGGAAGTCGTAAATGCTGAAATCGAACTTTTAACAGCAATAAAAAAAGCAGATACTGCTGTTTTAGATCAATTGCTTCATGATGATTTACTTTTTAATATGCCGGACGGTCAAACCATAACAAAAGAATTTGATATGCAGTCCTATCGTTCCGGAAAAATGAAAATCGAAACTTTAGAAGCAACTGACCAAATTATCAATGTTATTGGCGATAATGCTGTTGTTGCTGTTACCATTTCATTAAAAGGAATTTACGATCAAAATCCAATTAAAGGAGTATTTAAATATGTTCGTGTCTGGAAACAATTTGATGGAAATTTAAAAGTTATTGCCGGAAGCTGTATACCGCTGGCATAA
- a CDS encoding FAD-dependent oxidoreductase, whose amino-acid sequence MFDVLIIGGGVSGMSCALVLGSAKNKAFVTDKKIGIFTHQKNSSLQEAVFYNAYGITPGKLGSELLTESTQDLAATYPHIEQIANEKVIRIEGSFPSFTVVTNKNSYQTKNIVVGIGSANTFDIEGLMQYVEPHKKALPEKQRIQLKNEDHKVANGIYVIGTLAGWRSQLAIAAGSGAAVATDILTLWNNGVQTHSHDSIR is encoded by the coding sequence ATGTTTGACGTTTTAATAATTGGAGGCGGTGTATCAGGAATGTCCTGCGCCTTAGTTTTAGGATCTGCAAAAAACAAAGCTTTTGTAACCGACAAGAAAATCGGGATTTTTACTCATCAGAAAAACTCTTCTTTACAAGAGGCTGTTTTCTACAATGCCTATGGCATTACGCCAGGCAAATTGGGCTCTGAACTGCTTACAGAAAGCACACAGGATTTAGCAGCCACTTATCCGCATATCGAACAGATTGCAAATGAAAAAGTAATACGAATTGAAGGTTCTTTTCCTTCATTTACTGTTGTTACCAACAAAAATTCTTATCAAACAAAAAATATCGTGGTGGGAATTGGTTCTGCCAATACTTTTGACATAGAAGGTTTGATGCAATACGTTGAACCGCATAAAAAAGCTCTTCCGGAAAAACAGCGTATTCAGCTGAAAAATGAAGATCATAAAGTTGCCAACGGTATTTATGTAATTGGAACTTTAGCAGGCTGGAGAAGCCAGTTAGCCATTGCAGCCGGAAGCGGCGCCGCAGTTGCTACAGATATTCTTACTTTATGGAATAACGGTGTGCAGACACATTCGCACGACAGTATTCGATAA
- a CDS encoding MarC family protein — translation MLEIDFKEIITVSMVLFAVIDIVGSIPIIVNLRAKVGHIESEKASIVAGAIMIVFLFVGEGLLNLIGIDVHSFAVAGSFVLFFLALEMILGIRIYRDEEPGSASIVPLAFPLIAGAGTMTTLLSLRSQFHTINIIIAILLNIILVYVVLKSSKKIENLLGENGLGVVRKTFGVILLAIAVKLFAANVKGLFV, via the coding sequence ATGTTAGAAATCGATTTTAAAGAAATCATTACCGTTAGTATGGTGCTTTTTGCCGTAATTGATATTGTAGGTTCTATTCCTATTATTGTGAATTTACGAGCGAAGGTAGGACATATCGAATCTGAAAAAGCTTCTATCGTAGCCGGAGCCATTATGATAGTTTTTCTTTTTGTTGGAGAAGGGCTCTTAAACCTAATTGGTATTGATGTTCACTCATTTGCAGTTGCAGGATCGTTCGTTTTGTTTTTTCTTGCTTTGGAAATGATTCTGGGAATCAGAATTTACCGTGACGAAGAACCGGGCTCTGCCTCTATTGTTCCTCTGGCTTTTCCTTTGATTGCCGGAGCAGGAACGATGACAACTTTGCTGTCGCTGCGTTCCCAGTTTCATACCATTAATATTATCATCGCAATTTTACTAAATATCATACTGGTTTACGTCGTTTTGAAGTCATCCAAAAAAATCGAAAATTTACTGGGAGAAAACGGACTTGGAGTGGTTCGTAAGACATTTGGTGTTATACTTTTAGCAATTGCTGTTAAATTATTCGCTGCTAATGTTAAAGGTTTGTTTGTCTAA
- a CDS encoding DUF3109 family protein has product MFQLGKTIISEDILEKEFVCNLSACKGACCVDGDAGAPLNEAETKILEEIYPKVKPFLRKEGIEAIEAQGTWLTGTDGDLETPLIDNKDCAYVIFDGKTALCGIEQAYNEGIVDWKKPVSCHLYPIRVKDFTEFAAVNYDRWDICDDACSLGRELEVPVYKFVKEALIRRFGEDWYMELEKVAEELKNS; this is encoded by the coding sequence ATGTTTCAGTTAGGTAAAACTATAATTTCAGAGGATATTCTGGAAAAAGAATTTGTGTGCAACTTGTCTGCCTGTAAAGGAGCTTGCTGCGTTGATGGAGATGCGGGTGCGCCTTTAAATGAGGCTGAAACGAAAATCTTAGAAGAAATCTACCCAAAAGTAAAACCTTTTTTAAGAAAAGAAGGAATAGAAGCAATCGAAGCACAGGGGACCTGGTTAACCGGAACCGACGGTGATCTTGAAACACCGCTGATTGATAATAAGGATTGCGCTTATGTTATTTTTGACGGGAAAACAGCACTTTGCGGTATCGAGCAAGCGTATAATGAAGGAATTGTAGACTGGAAAAAACCGGTTTCGTGTCATTTATACCCAATCCGTGTAAAAGACTTTACCGAATTTGCGGCCGTTAATTATGACCGATGGGATATTTGTGATGATGCCTGTTCTCTGGGTAGAGAATTAGAAGTTCCGGTGTATAAATTTGTAAAAGAAGCACTCATTCGACGCTTTGGAGAAGACTGGTATATGGAACTCGAAAAAGTAGCCGAAGAACTTAAAAATTCCTAA